A portion of the Pseudoxanthomonas sp. JBR18 genome contains these proteins:
- a CDS encoding TonB-dependent receptor → MALAAEPQQEPPKQADDGVVEVDTVKVSGYRASLGKALNVKRNANAIIDAISAEDIGKFPDTNVAESLSHLSGVTVDRQFGEGEKVSILGTDPALNRVLLNGQTLASTSWGGDPNDPDSRSFNYSVLAPEVVGLMEVYKTPEARIDEGSIGGTVIVHTRKPLDLERNALSGTLSYGYNDRSEEGKPNASVLYSWKNRDETFGVLGSVMHTEKVLRRDGVEIFGYDNVAGANFPASVVGDNQGQFPTSLNTALFRQTRKRDGVSAALQWQPSTDFELNLTGLYVKESFDNYNQSHYGYWGSNTADATALGFENGVATSGSFGDASNTYLDGYLRRTEVETGSANLRADWHGDGWNASAQVGYTGSQGGAGRIYGMQFASLGGYSYDIDHRHTSIDYVRDPTDPSHMALHTASISHSPQHDREKYLQADFDRNVEWGPFNKILTGIKATNHDTGQTSSSTTWTIDDGTTLSGFSSGNTPSGFLSGISASDDMQHWATINSGAISAYSDALPGADALDFSYSGSYDIEEKNRAWYIQGNFGGDGYTGNLGARYVHTSDATSGYSYAPGGGYSPVSAQTSYGKWLPSFNIAYDLSDALIARFAAAKVIARPRYTNMTPYVATDDTTLTASSGNPNLKPYQSDNYGASLEWYFTPSSLLSAQLFYRDISDYVLTTVEDRVYYNNTTGGASTYLTSVPTNAGKAKVKGVAVAFQHDFGLGFGLVANYTYSDAQTDSDYSLPYNSRNSYNLSPYYERDKWSARVNLGWRSEYFTQIGRLNGQQMTDAFTQLDASVGYQINDRLRMSVDATNLLDETYYSYIGSKDHPYYLYKNGRAFMLSFNFKL, encoded by the coding sequence ATGGCCCTGGCTGCCGAGCCGCAGCAGGAACCGCCCAAGCAGGCCGACGACGGCGTGGTGGAGGTCGACACGGTCAAGGTGTCGGGCTATCGCGCCAGCCTGGGCAAGGCACTGAACGTCAAGCGCAACGCCAACGCGATCATCGATGCCATCAGTGCCGAGGACATCGGCAAGTTCCCTGATACCAACGTGGCCGAGTCGCTGTCCCATCTGTCCGGGGTCACCGTCGATCGCCAGTTCGGCGAGGGAGAAAAAGTCAGCATCCTGGGGACCGACCCGGCACTGAACCGCGTCCTGCTCAACGGCCAGACCCTGGCGTCCACCAGTTGGGGCGGCGATCCAAACGACCCGGACAGCCGCTCCTTCAACTACAGCGTGCTGGCGCCGGAGGTGGTTGGCCTGATGGAGGTCTACAAAACCCCGGAGGCGCGGATCGATGAAGGCTCCATTGGCGGCACGGTGATCGTCCACACGCGCAAGCCGCTGGATCTGGAGCGCAATGCGCTCAGCGGCACGCTCAGCTACGGCTACAACGACCGTTCCGAGGAGGGCAAGCCCAACGCCTCGGTGCTCTACAGCTGGAAGAACCGGGACGAGACCTTTGGCGTGCTGGGTTCGGTGATGCACACCGAGAAGGTGCTGCGGCGCGACGGTGTGGAGATCTTCGGCTACGACAACGTGGCCGGCGCCAATTTTCCAGCCTCGGTGGTCGGCGACAACCAGGGGCAGTTCCCGACCTCGCTCAATACCGCCTTGTTCCGGCAGACGCGCAAGCGCGATGGGGTCAGCGCTGCGCTGCAGTGGCAGCCAAGCACGGATTTCGAGCTCAACCTGACTGGCCTGTACGTCAAGGAGTCCTTCGACAACTACAACCAGAGTCACTACGGGTATTGGGGATCGAACACAGCCGATGCCACGGCGTTGGGGTTCGAAAACGGGGTGGCCACCTCTGGCAGCTTCGGTGATGCCTCCAATACCTATCTGGATGGCTACCTGCGCCGCACCGAGGTGGAGACCGGCAGCGCCAACCTGCGCGCGGATTGGCACGGTGATGGATGGAATGCCTCGGCCCAGGTGGGCTATACCGGCTCACAAGGGGGCGCGGGCCGGATCTATGGCATGCAGTTCGCTTCCCTGGGCGGCTACAGCTATGACATCGACCATCGGCATACCTCCATTGACTACGTCCGCGATCCCACCGATCCATCGCACATGGCGTTGCACACCGCTTCGATCAGCCACAGTCCCCAGCACGACCGCGAAAAGTACCTGCAGGCCGATTTCGACCGCAACGTGGAGTGGGGGCCGTTCAACAAGATCCTCACTGGCATCAAGGCCACCAATCACGATACCGGGCAGACCTCATCCAGTACGACCTGGACCATCGATGACGGGACCACGCTGTCCGGTTTCTCCAGTGGCAATACCCCATCCGGATTCCTCAGTGGCATTTCGGCCAGTGACGACATGCAGCACTGGGCGACCATCAACAGTGGCGCCATCAGCGCTTACAGCGATGCGCTGCCCGGCGCCGACGCGCTGGACTTCAGCTACAGCGGTTCCTACGACATCGAGGAGAAGAACCGGGCCTGGTACATCCAGGGCAACTTTGGCGGGGACGGTTACACCGGCAATCTCGGTGCGCGCTACGTCCACACTTCGGATGCGACCAGCGGCTACAGCTATGCCCCCGGCGGTGGCTATTCGCCGGTGTCGGCCCAGACCAGTTATGGCAAATGGCTGCCGTCGTTCAACATTGCCTACGATCTCAGTGACGCGCTGATCGCGCGGTTTGCCGCAGCCAAGGTCATCGCGCGTCCGCGCTATACCAACATGACCCCGTACGTGGCCACCGACGACACCACGCTGACCGCCTCCAGCGGCAATCCCAACCTCAAGCCTTACCAGTCGGACAACTATGGGGCCTCGCTGGAATGGTATTTCACCCCCAGTAGCCTGCTCAGTGCCCAGCTGTTCTACCGTGACATCTCCGACTACGTGCTCACCACCGTCGAGGACCGGGTGTACTACAACAACACCACCGGTGGCGCGAGTACCTACCTGACCTCGGTGCCGACCAATGCCGGCAAGGCGAAGGTCAAGGGCGTGGCGGTGGCCTTCCAGCATGATTTCGGGCTGGGCTTTGGCCTGGTGGCCAACTACACCTACTCCGATGCCCAGACCGACAGCGACTACAGCCTGCCTTACAACTCGCGCAACTCGTACAACCTGAGCCCCTACTACGAGCGGGACAAGTGGAGCGCGCGCGTCAACCTGGGCTGGCGTTCGGAGTACTTCACCCAGATCGGTC